The Euphorbia lathyris chromosome 8, ddEupLath1.1, whole genome shotgun sequence genome has a window encoding:
- the LOC136203257 gene encoding cell division cycle 20.2, cofactor of APC complex-like, whose translation MDAGFMRFPPQEQHIQRRNSNNENLDRFIPNRSAMDMDFAHYMLTEGKKGKDENALSCSPSSQAYRKQLAETLNINRTRILAFKNKPPAPVELIPQQHTSSANLQPKPIKPRRHIPQTSERTLDAPDLVDDFYLNLLDWGSSNVLAIALGSTIYLWDASNGSTSELVTMDDEIGPVTSVNWAPDGRHIAVGLNNSEVQLWDSASNKLLRKLKGGHRSRVGALAWNNHILSTGGMDGQVINNDVRIRSHIVETYRGHHQEVCGLKWSPSGQQLASGGNDNLVHIWDRSVASSTQWLHRLEDHTSAVKALAWCPFQTNLLATGGGGGDRCIKFWNTHTGACLNSVDTGSQVCSLLWNKNERELLSSHGFTQNQLTLWKYPSMVKMGELTGHTSRVLYMTQSPDGSTVATAAADETLRFWNVFGVPEVAKAAPKANPEPFSHLTRIR comes from the exons ATGGATGCAGGATTCATGAGATTCCCACCTCAAGAACAGCATATTCAGAGAAGGAATTCTAATAATGAAAAC TTGGATAGATTTATACCTAATCGATCGGCCATGGATATGGATTTTGCACATTACATGTTAACCGAAGGTAAGAAAGGTAAGGATGAAAACGCATTATCTTGCTCTCCATCAAGTCAGGCTTACAGGAAGCAACTGGCAGAAACTTTAAATATAAACCGAACTAGGATTCTAGCTTTCAAGAACAAACCTCCTGCTCCTGTTGAATTGATTCCTCAGCAGCATACTTCCTCAGCTAACCTCCAACCCAAACCCATCAAGCCCCGCAGACACATTCCTCag ACTTCTGAGAGGACATTGGATGCTCCTGATCTTGTTGATGATTTCTACTTGAATTTGTTGGATTGGGGCAGCAGCAATGTTCTAGCCATAGCTCTAGGAAGCACGATATATTTGTGGGATGCTTCTAATGGTTCTACATCAGAACTTGTGACCATGGATGATGAAATTGGTCCTGTTACTAGTGTGAATTGGGCTCCTGATGGACGTCACATTGCTGTTGGTTTGAACAACTCTGAAGTACAATTATGGGATTCTGCTTCTAACAAACTG CTAAGAAAATTGAAAGGTGGGCACAGATCAAGAGTAGGGGCATTGGCATGGAATAACCATATCCTTTCTACAGGAGGAATGGATGGTCAAGTAATTAACAATGACGTGAGAATTAGATCACACATTGTTGAGACTTATAGAGGGCACCATCAAGAAGTGTGTGGGCTTAAATGGTCACCTTCGGGGCAACAATTAGCGAGCGGAGGCAATGATAATCTTGTTCATATATGGGATAGATCCGTGGCATCATCAACGCAATGGCTTCACAGGCTTGAAGACCATACCTCTGCAGTTAAAGCTCTTGCTTGGTGTCCTTTCCAAACAAATTTGCTGGCTACCGGAGGAGGCGGTGGAGATAGGTGTATTAAGTTCTGGAATACACACACAGGTGCTTGCTTGAACTCAGTAGACACTGGATCTCAGGTTTGCTCTCTACTGTGGAATAAGAATGAGAGAGAACTGCTTAGTTCTCATGGTTTCACCCAGAATCAACTCACTCTTTGGAAATATCCATCCATGGTTAAAATGGGTGAACTCACTGGTCACACATCAAGAGTACTTTACATGACTCAGAGTCCGGATGGTTCCACAGTGGCTACTGCAGCAGCTGATGAAACACTTCGATTTTGGAATGTATTTGGGGTTCCAGAAGTGGCTAAGGCAGCTCCAAAAGCAAATCCTGAGCCATTTTCTCACTTGACTCGAATCCGCTGA
- the LOC136203976 gene encoding F-box protein CPR1-like, which yields MENLSPDLINEVLLLLPVKSLLRFRSICKSFYSLIDSHDFIYSHLHTCSKKRLHRKLICHKNYKNRTYIHALDIDNDSFEEVPLDFELQFRYSFFVASCNGLHLLITSDTIISVLNPSTRNYRELPAFPVNSPQTIYFGYQYLGFGYDSTTDDYKVLRIICTKFCYQVWILELRSSRWRRIQNFPYIKYTNFQRANFRNCFLDGYVYILCYENGKGSHIIMAFDVAKETFSVVPEPIYQTQGKRILLDVFEGCLSFTVQTPSVVDLYLRKKEGVVFTWTKLFSLSKLFCPKFLGYSKEGDNVLVSCLGYLYSYDLIERSLERIKTSLIEKLCERDLFDFRVLYGESLVSINSLKR from the coding sequence ATGGAAAATCTGTCGCCGGACTTAATCAATGAAGTTCTGTTATTGTTGCCGGTGAAATCACTCCTTCGTTTTAGATCCATTTGTAAGTCATTCTATTCCTTAATTGACAGTCACGATTTTATCTATTCTCATCTCCATACATGTTCCAAGAAGAGGCTTCATCGCAAGCTGATTTGCcacaaaaattacaaaaatcgCACATATATTCATGCTTTGGATATCGACAATGACTCTTTTGAAGAAGTTCCGCTTGATTTTGAATTACAATTCAGATACAGCTTTTTTGTTGCTTCCTGCAACGGTTTACATCTCTTGATTACATCCGATACCATAATTTCTGTATTGAATCCATCAACCCGAAACTACAGGGAACTACCGGCTTTCCCTGTAAATTCCCCTCAAACTATTTATTTCGGATACCAGTATTTAGGTTTCGGTTATGACTCTACTACCGATGATTATAAGGTTTTACGAATTATATGCACAAAATTCTGTTATCAGGTTTGGATTTTGGAGTTGAGGTCAAGTCGTTGGAGAAGAATTCAGAATTTTCCTTACATTAAATACACAAATTTTCAAAGAGCTAATTTCAGAAATTGTTTTCTGGATGGTTATGTGTATATTTTATGCTATGAAAATGGAAAAGGATCACATATAATTATGGCATTTGATGTTGCTAAAGAGACGTTTTCCGTAGTACCTGAACCCATTTACCAAACCCAAGGAAAACGTATATTATTGGATGTTTTTGAAGGGTGTCTTTCTTTTACGGTTCAAACTCCGAGTGTGGTTGATTTATATCTTAGGAAGAAGGAAGGGGTTGTGTTTACATGGACCAAATTGTTTTCTTTATCAAAACTGTTTTGTCCTAAATTTCTAGGATATTCAAAGGAAGGAGATAATGTTCTTGTTTCTTGTTTGGGATACTTGTATTCATATGATCTTATAGAAAGAAGTCTTGAAAGGATCAAAACAAGTCTTATAGAGAAGCTTTGTGAAAGGGATTTGTTCGATTTTAGGGTTTTATACGGTGAAAGTCTTGTGTCCATAAACTCTTTGAAAAGATGA
- the LOC136202010 gene encoding uncharacterized protein isoform X4, whose product MERSNQTLLIIVCSPRPPLLMRKELYVLNLTSNRFNSSILASLGALKSLQTLVMGDNEITSIFPKGSMARRLVA is encoded by the exons ATGGAAAG ATCAAATCAGACGTTGTTGATTATTGTTTGCTCTCCTCGGCCTCCTTTGTTAATGCG GAAGGAGCTTTATGTGTTGAACCTCACAAGTAATAGGTTCAACTCTAGTATTTTAGCTTCATTGGGTGCTCTTAAATCACTTCAAACTTTAGTTATGGGAGATAATGAAATAACAAGTATCTTCCCTAAAG GGAGCATGGCAAGAAGGCTTGTTGCTTAG
- the LOC136202010 gene encoding receptor-like protein 32 isoform X2 yields MERSNQTLLIIVCSPRPPLLMRKELYVLNLTSNRFNSSILASLGALKSLQTLVMGDNEITSIFPKEIGKLKYLETLYLSYNYLRGMLPLQGKYILWDFKIIREEIKNRGKMGFDIRS; encoded by the exons ATGGAAAG ATCAAATCAGACGTTGTTGATTATTGTTTGCTCTCCTCGGCCTCCTTTGTTAATGCG GAAGGAGCTTTATGTGTTGAACCTCACAAGTAATAGGTTCAACTCTAGTATTTTAGCTTCATTGGGTGCTCTTAAATCACTTCAAACTTTAGTTATGGGAGATAATGAAATAACAAGTATCTTCCCTAAAG AGATAGGGAAGTTGAAATACTTGGAAACATTGTATTTGAGCTACAATTACCTCAGGGGTATGCTACCTCTACAAGGTAAATATATTTTGTGGGACTTTAAGATCATTAGAGAGGAAATAAAAAACAGGGGTAAGATGGGTTTTGACATTAGAAGTTAG
- the LOC136202010 gene encoding uncharacterized protein isoform X1 yields MERSNQTLLIIVCSPRPPLLMRKELYVLNLTSNRFNSSILASLGALKSLQTLVMGDNEITSIFPKGKLFNIYYFLFYLLSQLKKPFLITLMIRDREVEILGNIVFELQLPQGYATSTR; encoded by the exons ATGGAAAG ATCAAATCAGACGTTGTTGATTATTGTTTGCTCTCCTCGGCCTCCTTTGTTAATGCG GAAGGAGCTTTATGTGTTGAACCTCACAAGTAATAGGTTCAACTCTAGTATTTTAGCTTCATTGGGTGCTCTTAAATCACTTCAAACTTTAGTTATGGGAGATAATGAAATAACAAGTATCTTCCCTAAAGGTAAATTATTCAACATATATTActtcttattttatttactttccCAGTTGAAGAAACCATTCCTAATAACATTAATGATCAGAGATAGGGAAGTTGAAATACTTGGAAACATTGTATTTGAGCTACAATTACCTCAGGGGTATGCTACCTCTACAAGGTAA
- the LOC136202010 gene encoding uncharacterized protein isoform X3 — protein sequence MERSLTDEEINKLQATEGKTWLADEKVLTQLEMLKLETDGKIKSDVVDYCLLSSASFVNAVSNLVWKIRVSAGFW from the exons ATGGAACGTTCACTCACAGACGAggaaattaataaattacag GCAACAGAGGGAAAAACATGGCTGGCTGATGAGAAAGTATTAACTCAATTGGAAATGCTCAAGTTAGAGACTGATGGAAAG ATCAAATCAGACGTTGTTGATTATTGTTTGCTCTCCTCGGCCTCCTTTGTTAATGCGGTGAGTAATTTGGTTTGGAAAATACGGGTAAGCGCTGGATTCTGGTAA